One genomic window of Halorubrum hochsteinianum includes the following:
- a CDS encoding DEAD/DEAH box helicase, whose protein sequence is MSQQLAEVETLFLHESRSDYTVVANRDGNRVLRGRLELKETSAGPRPGKFRVIRDGEDHPRQPDEFVDLARAADRIRISEQTSPENRARLKEMLDGYQLEATAVRTCRRCASDGRYGPITSEDAIEHNGELICRDCARRELERELSYKGEFTGAAEERLEELLYESGDLDRIVSLLQGGLDPDLTKYDEVSANVDDVSPVRTEDLDLHPDLSAKLQGRFEELLPVQSLSVRNGLLDGDDQLVVSATATGKTLVGELTGIDRALKGDGKLLFLVPLVALANQKHEDFEDRYGDLLDVSIRVGSSRVNDDGNRFDPHADVIVGTYEGIDHALRTGKDLGDVGTVVIDEVHTLKEGERGHRLDGLISRLKYYSENRMETHSGYDGTQFVYLSATVGNPEWLAKKLRATLIEYEERPVPIERHVTFADSREKAQIADKLVKREFDTKSSKGYRGQTIIFTNSRRRCHEISRKLRYDSAPYHAGLDYGRRKKVERQFGNQDLSAVVTTAALAAGVDFPASQVIFDSLAMGIEWLSVQEFSQMLGRAGRPDYHDRGRVYLLVEPDGVYHGSMDRTEDEVAFTLLKGEMEDVATHYDETAGAEETLANVVVAGKKAKRLNDRMIGEVPTKHALGKLLEWNFIDGFEPTPLGRGVTRHFLAPDEAFFILDSVRKGTDPYDIVADLERRDDEE, encoded by the coding sequence GTGTCACAGCAGTTGGCCGAGGTCGAGACGCTGTTCCTCCACGAGTCGCGGAGCGACTACACCGTCGTCGCGAACCGCGACGGCAACCGCGTGCTCCGCGGGCGGCTCGAACTCAAGGAGACCTCCGCGGGCCCGCGTCCGGGGAAGTTCCGCGTGATCCGCGACGGCGAGGACCACCCCCGCCAGCCGGACGAGTTCGTCGACCTCGCCCGGGCGGCCGACCGCATCCGGATCTCCGAGCAGACCTCCCCCGAGAACCGGGCGCGGCTGAAGGAGATGCTCGACGGCTACCAGCTTGAGGCGACGGCGGTCCGGACCTGCCGGCGCTGCGCGAGCGACGGGCGGTACGGACCGATCACGAGCGAGGACGCGATCGAACACAACGGCGAGCTGATCTGCCGCGACTGCGCCCGCCGGGAGCTGGAGCGGGAGCTGTCGTACAAAGGCGAGTTCACGGGCGCGGCCGAGGAGCGCCTCGAAGAGCTGCTGTACGAGTCCGGCGATCTGGACCGGATCGTGAGCCTGCTTCAGGGCGGGCTCGACCCCGACCTCACGAAGTACGACGAGGTGTCGGCGAACGTCGACGACGTGAGTCCCGTGCGGACCGAGGACTTGGACCTCCATCCGGACCTGTCCGCGAAGCTCCAGGGGCGGTTCGAGGAGCTTCTCCCCGTCCAGAGCCTCTCCGTGCGGAACGGCCTGCTCGACGGCGACGACCAGCTGGTCGTGTCGGCGACCGCGACGGGGAAGACGCTCGTCGGCGAGCTGACCGGGATCGACCGGGCGCTGAAGGGGGACGGGAAGCTCCTCTTTTTGGTCCCGCTCGTCGCGCTCGCCAACCAGAAGCACGAGGACTTCGAGGACCGGTACGGCGACCTGCTCGACGTGTCGATCCGGGTCGGCTCCTCGCGGGTGAACGACGACGGCAACCGGTTCGACCCGCACGCCGACGTGATCGTCGGGACTTACGAGGGGATCGACCACGCGCTCCGGACCGGGAAGGACCTCGGCGACGTGGGGACGGTCGTCATCGACGAGGTCCACACGCTGAAGGAGGGCGAGCGCGGCCACCGGCTCGACGGGCTCATCTCCCGGCTGAAGTACTACAGCGAGAACCGGATGGAGACGCACTCGGGGTACGACGGCACCCAGTTCGTCTACCTCTCGGCGACCGTCGGGAACCCGGAGTGGCTCGCGAAGAAGCTCCGGGCGACGCTCATCGAGTACGAGGAGCGCCCCGTCCCCATCGAGCGCCACGTCACGTTCGCGGACAGCCGCGAGAAGGCACAGATCGCCGACAAGCTCGTCAAACGGGAGTTCGACACGAAGTCGTCGAAGGGGTACCGCGGGCAGACGATCATCTTCACGAACTCGCGGCGGCGCTGTCACGAGATCAGCCGCAAGCTCCGGTACGACTCCGCGCCGTACCACGCCGGGCTGGACTACGGCCGCCGGAAGAAGGTGGAGCGGCAGTTCGGGAACCAAGACCTCTCGGCGGTCGTCACCACCGCGGCGCTGGCCGCCGGGGTCGACTTCCCCGCCTCGCAGGTGATCTTCGACTCGCTGGCGATGGGGATCGAGTGGCTCTCCGTCCAGGAGTTCTCCCAGATGCTCGGGCGCGCCGGGCGGCCGGACTACCACGACCGCGGCCGCGTCTACCTCCTCGTCGAGCCGGACGGGGTCTACCACGGCTCGATGGACCGCACCGAAGACGAGGTCGCGTTCACCCTCCTGAAAGGCGAGATGGAGGACGTGGCGACCCACTACGACGAGACCGCGGGCGCCGAGGAGACGCTCGCGAACGTGGTCGTGGCGGGCAAGAAGGCCAAGCGGCTCAACGACCGCATGATCGGCGAGGTCCCCACGAAACACGCGCTCGGGAAGCTGTTGGAGTGGAACTTCATCGACGGCTTCGAGCCGACGCCGCTGGGTCGGGGGGTCACCAGACACTTCCTCGCGCCCGACGAGGCGTTCTTCATCCTCGACTCGGTGCGGAAGGGGACCGACCCCTACGACATCGTCGCCGACCTCGAACGGCGCGACGACGAGGAGTGA
- a CDS encoding DsrE family protein: MTKAALIVYADTQENEDLGRVVNAMEAVREFDEAGDEVKLIFDGAGTRWIPELSDEDHDYHDLYDQVDQHAEVCEYCANAYEVTDAADEAGVERVDEFDGHPSIRDLVVDGYEIVTF; encoded by the coding sequence ATGACGAAAGCAGCACTCATCGTGTACGCCGATACGCAGGAGAACGAGGACCTCGGCCGCGTGGTCAACGCCATGGAAGCCGTCCGGGAGTTCGACGAGGCGGGCGACGAGGTGAAGCTCATCTTCGACGGTGCCGGGACGCGCTGGATCCCGGAGCTGAGCGACGAGGACCACGACTACCACGACCTGTACGACCAAGTCGACCAGCACGCGGAGGTCTGCGAGTACTGCGCGAACGCCTACGAGGTTACCGACGCGGCCGACGAGGCGGGCGTCGAGCGCGTCGACGAGTTCGACGGCCACCCGAGCATCCGCGACCTGGTCGTCGACGGCTACGAGATCGTCACCTTCTGA
- a CDS encoding DNA cytosine methyltransferase: MPVGADGDSAAGSDGAPRTTDDGAAPVVAGFFSGCGGLDLGFERAGFDVALGSDQWEPAAETYRRNFPDVEFVEEDVRELDAPAIRESVERAGYDPGGIDVVIGGPPCQGFSRLNNEQIELDEMEKDRRNTLFEEFLRVVSVLEPQLVLMENVRDLINRQTSDDRYVKDLIVDEFAAHGYKCEYRVLEAEQYGVPQKRRRIFFMGTDRDVPIRFPEPTTPEGSWRTAGEALADATDDLPNMTYANTQEKTLERIRHVPPGGYYRDLPDRLKTKKYRCDCEDTDTCPHEPEIVKRYGTYLRRLDPEEPSLTVSTNVFIHPSEDRYLTPREMARLQTFPDEFAFEGTKTDVMKQIGNAVPVRLGEELAHQIREYFPEVRDASPADPDVYEQQSLTDLA; the protein is encoded by the coding sequence ATGCCGGTGGGCGCTGACGGCGATTCGGCCGCCGGGTCGGACGGCGCGCCACGGACGACCGACGACGGAGCCGCGCCCGTCGTCGCCGGGTTCTTCTCCGGTTGCGGCGGACTCGATCTGGGTTTCGAACGGGCCGGCTTCGACGTCGCGCTCGGGAGCGACCAGTGGGAGCCGGCCGCCGAGACCTACCGCCGGAACTTCCCCGACGTGGAGTTCGTCGAGGAGGACGTCCGCGAACTCGACGCCCCGGCGATCCGCGAGTCCGTCGAGCGCGCCGGCTACGACCCCGGCGGGATCGACGTGGTGATCGGCGGCCCGCCGTGTCAGGGGTTCAGCCGGCTCAACAACGAGCAGATCGAACTCGACGAGATGGAGAAGGACCGCCGGAACACGCTGTTCGAGGAGTTCCTACGCGTCGTCTCCGTCCTCGAACCGCAGCTGGTCCTGATGGAGAACGTCCGCGACCTGATCAACCGCCAGACCAGCGACGACCGGTACGTGAAGGACCTGATCGTCGACGAGTTCGCGGCTCACGGCTACAAGTGCGAGTACCGGGTGCTGGAGGCCGAGCAGTACGGCGTCCCCCAGAAGCGTCGCCGGATCTTCTTCATGGGAACCGACCGCGACGTGCCGATCCGCTTTCCGGAACCGACGACGCCGGAGGGGAGCTGGCGCACCGCCGGCGAGGCGCTCGCGGACGCGACCGACGACCTCCCGAACATGACGTACGCGAACACGCAGGAGAAGACGCTCGAACGCATCCGCCACGTCCCGCCGGGCGGCTACTACCGGGACCTGCCCGACCGGCTGAAGACGAAGAAGTACCGCTGCGACTGCGAGGACACCGACACCTGCCCCCACGAGCCGGAAATCGTCAAGCGGTACGGCACGTATCTCCGCCGGCTCGATCCCGAGGAGCCGTCGCTGACCGTGAGCACCAACGTCTTCATCCACCCGAGCGAGGACCGCTACCTCACCCCGCGGGAGATGGCGCGGCTCCAGACGTTCCCCGACGAGTTCGCCTTCGAGGGGACGAAAACCGACGTTATGAAACAGATCGGCAACGCGGTCCCGGTCCGACTGGGCGAGGAACTGGCCCACCAGATCCGGGAGTACTTCCCCGAGGTCCGGGACGCGTCGCCCGCCGACCCCGACGTGTACGAGCAGCAGTCGCTCACCGACTTGGCCTGA
- a CDS encoding beta-class carbonic anhydrase, producing the protein MSSHDHDDHDHDDHDTHHDHLEASVDDRDDWARRRRKGIPTDKNLLVVACMDERIPIEDALDIDLGDAQVFRNAGGKVTDDVIRSAALTTNFFDTDEIVVINHTDCGMMSAPDEAIRDGLAAQAGDLDEADLDPSLPELIIGDADLLDWVKMTDDIDAACAAQVEYLRESSFIPDDTTVSGYVYEVESGELRRPDERIAEEISERRA; encoded by the coding sequence ATGTCATCGCACGACCACGACGATCACGATCACGACGATCACGACACCCACCACGACCACCTCGAAGCCTCGGTCGACGACCGCGACGACTGGGCGCGCCGCCGCCGGAAGGGTATCCCCACGGACAAGAACCTCCTCGTCGTCGCCTGTATGGACGAGCGCATCCCGATCGAGGACGCGCTCGACATCGACCTCGGCGACGCGCAGGTGTTCCGCAACGCCGGTGGCAAGGTGACCGACGACGTGATCCGCTCGGCCGCGCTCACGACGAACTTCTTCGACACCGACGAGATCGTCGTCATCAACCACACCGACTGCGGCATGATGAGCGCCCCCGACGAGGCGATCCGCGACGGCCTCGCGGCGCAGGCCGGCGACCTCGACGAGGCTGATCTGGACCCCTCCCTGCCCGAACTCATCATCGGCGACGCCGACCTCCTCGACTGGGTGAAGATGACCGACGACATCGACGCGGCCTGCGCCGCGCAGGTCGAGTACCTCCGCGAGTCGTCGTTCATCCCGGACGACACCACCGTCTCCGGCTACGTCTACGAGGTCGAGTCCGGCGAACTCCGCCGCCCCGACGAGCGGATCGCCGAGGAGATCAGCGAGCGACGGGCCTGA
- a CDS encoding DUF7577 domain-containing protein, whose translation MVDFGTVYLVATGAALLLALGVGLRVLVGIFRDGRERSRKRREGEIDRYTEDPVYDRDPPDPDADGGTPSTCPQCGAENESEFTYCHECAAPLGPGG comes from the coding sequence ATGGTCGATTTCGGCACGGTCTATCTGGTCGCGACCGGCGCGGCGCTGCTCCTCGCGCTCGGCGTCGGCCTCCGGGTCCTCGTCGGGATCTTCCGGGACGGCCGCGAGCGCAGCCGAAAGCGCCGCGAGGGGGAGATCGACCGGTACACCGAGGACCCCGTCTACGACCGCGACCCGCCGGATCCGGACGCGGACGGCGGGACGCCTTCGACCTGCCCGCAGTGCGGCGCTGAAAACGAGTCGGAGTTCACGTACTGCCACGAGTGCGCCGCGCCCTTGGGTCCCGGCGGGTGA
- a CDS encoding HAD family hydrolase, producing the protein MSRFSAVAFDLDDTLCRHDHDVDDLYGRAFEAAGVEPFGEPDELWPLLDGAPDPDDRVGYLGAGFARLAARHGRDVDPIALAEAFESVADDSRVAYLPGAVDALSAAASAGPVGILTNGPERRQRAKIEALGLADRVDAIVYAGDLPRRKPHVEPFDRLTAALSVDPGETLYVGNSLSYDVAGAHNAGLRSAWLRAEPDDAATPYRPDYVLDSLDELAALLTCDSGTEAGADA; encoded by the coding sequence ATGAGCCGGTTCTCAGCGGTCGCGTTCGACCTCGACGACACGCTGTGCCGCCACGACCACGACGTGGACGACCTGTACGGGCGGGCGTTCGAGGCGGCCGGCGTCGAGCCGTTCGGGGAGCCGGACGAACTGTGGCCGCTCCTCGACGGAGCGCCGGACCCGGACGACCGCGTCGGCTACCTCGGCGCGGGGTTCGCGCGGCTGGCGGCCCGGCACGGGCGCGACGTCGACCCGATCGCGCTCGCCGAGGCGTTCGAGTCGGTCGCGGACGACTCGCGCGTCGCGTACCTCCCGGGCGCGGTCGACGCGCTGTCGGCCGCGGCGTCGGCGGGGCCCGTGGGAATCCTCACGAACGGGCCCGAGCGGCGGCAGCGGGCGAAGATCGAGGCGCTCGGGCTCGCCGACCGGGTCGACGCGATCGTGTACGCGGGCGACCTGCCGCGCCGGAAGCCCCACGTCGAGCCGTTCGACCGCCTGACCGCCGCCCTGTCGGTCGACCCCGGGGAGACGCTGTACGTCGGCAACTCGCTCTCGTACGACGTCGCCGGCGCGCACAACGCCGGCCTCCGGTCGGCGTGGCTGCGGGCGGAGCCCGACGACGCGGCGACCCCGTACCGACCGGACTACGTCCTCGACTCGCTGGACGAGCTGGCGGCGCTGCTGACGTGCGACTCCGGGACCGAGGCGGGGGCCGACGCGTGA
- a CDS encoding phosphotransferase family protein, translating to MSDAVRERALAETRPGATPTSVEPLGRGNRKRTEVVRFDAADPVVVQRSATPGAVRTEAALLAAVGERTGVPVPRPLGDGVVDGTGWMVTPLVEGRDLHEAFVDLGPADQRETARAFGRYLAEVHEAFRFDGCGRLAVGERAESGAGTESEAEAARGRDSVLSVRDPVDAAEWLRRFGERHAARLPAEFDDLRGALDDALREPTGTDAAPRLFPWDFRPGNALVADGAVTAVLDWEAPLAAPPGVSVAKAEHLVVDWYVPAAETDPLRRAFRDGYESVAPMPPVGRAHRAAAVASAAVDGGGVVTNPRYPPVDRDEAVAFHRRALRRALDGTGE from the coding sequence GTGAGCGACGCGGTCCGCGAGCGCGCCCTCGCCGAGACCCGACCGGGAGCGACGCCGACGAGCGTCGAACCGCTGGGGCGGGGGAACCGGAAGCGGACGGAGGTGGTCCGGTTCGACGCGGCCGACCCGGTCGTCGTTCAGCGCTCCGCGACGCCGGGGGCGGTCCGGACCGAGGCGGCGCTGCTGGCGGCGGTCGGCGAGCGGACGGGCGTTCCCGTCCCTCGGCCCCTCGGCGACGGCGTCGTCGACGGGACGGGATGGATGGTCACGCCGCTCGTCGAGGGGCGGGACCTCCACGAGGCGTTCGTCGACCTCGGTCCGGCGGACCAACGGGAGACAGCCCGGGCGTTCGGCCGGTACCTCGCCGAGGTCCACGAGGCGTTCCGGTTCGACGGCTGCGGCCGGCTCGCGGTCGGTGAGCGCGCCGAGTCGGGGGCAGGAACCGAGTCAGAGGCGGAGGCGGCGCGCGGACGCGATTCTGTGCTGTCCGTCCGGGATCCGGTCGACGCCGCGGAGTGGCTCCGGCGGTTCGGCGAGCGACACGCGGCGCGGCTCCCGGCCGAGTTCGACGACCTCCGCGGCGCGCTCGACGACGCCCTCCGGGAGCCGACGGGGACCGACGCCGCGCCGCGACTGTTCCCGTGGGACTTCCGGCCCGGAAACGCGCTCGTCGCGGACGGCGCGGTGACGGCCGTCCTCGACTGGGAGGCACCGCTCGCCGCGCCGCCGGGCGTCTCCGTCGCCAAGGCGGAACACCTCGTGGTCGACTGGTACGTGCCCGCGGCCGAGACCGACCCGCTGCGGCGGGCGTTCCGGGACGGCTACGAGTCGGTCGCCCCCATGCCGCCGGTCGGGCGCGCGCACCGGGCGGCGGCCGTCGCGAGCGCCGCGGTCGACGGCGGTGGCGTGGTGACGAACCCGCGGTATCCGCCCGTCGACCGCGACGAGGCGGTCGCGTTCCACCGGCGCGCGCTCCGGCGGGCGCTGGACGGAACGGGAGAGTGA